The Leifsonia williamsii genome includes a region encoding these proteins:
- a CDS encoding putative T7SS-secreted protein: protein MSDREYEKLEGDPGLLESKAAHYEQIAHAITRSVAALDRISEVGGMTSQAVDAVKKSAAEVAEDIGKAQDRYETTATALTVYAGKLRDAQDDAETAISHINSKQDAADAAQRQAHTAQQKADESTPEEKAANDTAASNAATAAGDALTELHAAQQAWRDARDAKNTAAHTAAEAIKDVVEGKGNHGLKDSFWDNWGDVIKKICEIAGVLSIFLSWVPILGQILLVLAVVGAVISLVESVIKAMNGDGSWVDVAFAAVGVVLAVFGGNIGKYIAKLVKAKGLTVAMKLPRRQFKALTGITKGKKAAALKDVQAMVGSPKALPNVMKEVFGTNPFKITPASEGLMKLRTNPLGLVGFDNPQFAKEIADQIPMGYKVALGVWNYRVVAGKLETFTNNPFDQSDKPVSLKPDSIAKDLANGRLPKWTLG from the coding sequence ATGAGCGACAGGGAGTACGAGAAGCTCGAGGGCGACCCCGGGCTGCTGGAGTCGAAGGCCGCGCACTACGAGCAGATCGCGCACGCGATCACCCGCTCGGTGGCCGCCCTCGACCGCATCAGCGAGGTCGGCGGCATGACCAGCCAGGCGGTCGACGCGGTGAAGAAGAGCGCCGCCGAGGTCGCCGAGGACATCGGCAAGGCCCAGGACCGCTACGAGACCACCGCCACGGCGCTGACCGTGTACGCCGGCAAGCTGCGCGACGCGCAGGACGACGCCGAGACCGCCATCTCCCACATCAACTCCAAGCAGGATGCGGCCGACGCGGCCCAGCGCCAGGCGCACACCGCCCAGCAGAAGGCCGACGAGAGCACTCCGGAGGAGAAGGCGGCCAACGACACCGCCGCCTCCAACGCGGCGACCGCCGCCGGCGACGCCCTCACAGAGCTGCACGCCGCTCAGCAGGCCTGGCGCGACGCCCGCGACGCCAAGAACACGGCCGCCCACACCGCCGCCGAGGCGATCAAGGACGTCGTCGAGGGCAAGGGCAACCACGGCCTCAAGGACAGCTTCTGGGACAACTGGGGCGACGTGATCAAGAAGATCTGCGAGATCGCCGGCGTGCTCTCCATCTTCCTGTCGTGGGTGCCGATCCTCGGCCAGATCCTCCTCGTGCTCGCCGTCGTCGGCGCCGTGATCAGCCTGGTCGAGAGCGTGATCAAGGCCATGAACGGCGACGGCAGCTGGGTCGACGTGGCCTTCGCCGCGGTCGGCGTTGTGCTGGCCGTGTTCGGCGGCAACATCGGCAAGTACATCGCGAAGCTCGTGAAGGCGAAGGGCCTGACCGTGGCGATGAAGCTCCCGCGCCGCCAGTTCAAGGCGCTCACCGGCATCACGAAGGGCAAGAAGGCGGCCGCCCTCAAGGACGTGCAGGCGATGGTCGGCTCGCCGAAGGCCCTCCCCAACGTGATGAAGGAGGTGTTCGGCACCAACCCCTTCAAGATCACGCCCGCCTCGGAGGGGCTGATGAAGCTGCGCACCAACCCGCTCGGCCTCGTCGGCTTCGACAACCCGCAGTTCGCCAAGGAGATCGCCGACCAGATCCCGATGGGCTACAAGGTCGCCCTCGGCGTGTGGAACTACCGGGTGGTCGCGGGCAAGCTCGAGACGTTCACGAACAACCCGTTCGACCAGAGTGACAAGCCCGTCTCGCTGAAGCCGGACTCCATCGCCAAGGACCTCGCCAACGGCCGACTCCCGAAGTGGACGCTCGGCTAG
- a CDS encoding FtsK/SpoIIIE domain-containing protein encodes MRLKLTLARPSGSADDIVVTADAGASISEVAATIARVDPRRTGPVAPGEALTLRAQLPGQPEPLILPPDAPIGEAWIGSGATVALADAGLHYVPPELGDAPVVATLRVLTGEQAGREFPLRAGTTVLGRDAGCDVVLDDPLVSKRHVRFEAGDGVEVVDLGSANGVVVDGGLVTRFTVRRSETMLIGDTEVELTVMIGSDVPAAPPTAGPVFFNRSPRVERRYAGQTFQAPEVPAEKEDPPFPLLAMLTPLLLGGALFALTKNPTSLLFVLLSPIMLVGNYISSRTRNKRKLKKQIAAFEQRLDALSTRLEEERGIEGELRRAETPTTADALSDAVRRGPLLWTRRPEHWSFLNLQLGRGRMRSRNRVAVNDRGELIVEFQERLDAVIAANEYVDDVPVLDNLYESGALGIAGTADLVAGSVNSVLVQLTALHSPAELAVAALVSPRWSRELSWLKWMPHTSSPHSPIAGGHLADSASSAAGVLSALEGLVEERLAALRGKAQRRGAMDQESAALERGAEVGGGQTQQGTPSPIPAVVVVISGDVAVDRARLVQLAEVAADAGVFPIWLAEDVPQLPAVCRTYLHHADRADRATAGFVRLGETVEEVVTEPVAAGTALDYARRMAPVIDAGALVADASDLPRSVSMVTLLGHDLAETSGAVIDRWRQNASIHDRSSAARPAKRRPGTLRAIIGSAGVDAMHLDLRTQGPHALVGGTTGAGKSEFLQAWVLGMAAEYSPDRVTFLFVDYKGGSAFADCVNLPHCVGLVTDLSPHLVRRALTSLRAELHHREHLLNRKKAKDLLELEKRGDPESPPALVLVIDEFAALVGEVPEFVDGVVDIAQRGRSLGIHLIMATQRPAGVIKDNLRANTNLRIALRMADESDSQDVVGVADAAHFDPGLPGRGLAKTGPGRLVRFQSAYAGGWTSREPERAGVEVAELRFGGELRWEEERPAEEPERDLGPTDQQRMVASIVSAHAAAHIPHPRRPWLDELAAVYDLGLLRQRTDAELLLGVSDIPDRQEQRPVYFHPDVDGNLAVYGTGGSGKSTVLRTLASAAAITPRGGPVHVYGLDFGAGSLRMLEKLPHVGSVIPGDDTERIIRLFRTLKAVLEDRGPRFAEANASSITEYRSLTGRQDEPRILLLIDGFPNFREDFEIPAGRSQWYDVFRDILADGRRLGMHVALTGDRAGAVPTAIRSLVQRSVVLRLADDGYAMLDAPSDVLSPSSPPGRAIVDGYETQVAVLGGSRAVSEQSEAVRRLAEAMQRAGIRPAPEIGSLPKEYAIDTLPPSLGGAPVLGLSDIDLGPYGFEPSGTLLVAGPPASGRTNALAALAASVARFDPQTRLYYLGSARSPLAGSGLWTARAVTPAEAAELAKDLAAAVADPDTEGRIAVFVEAIGDFLQTPADSAIVELVRAVRRSDHLLVAEAETSAWGSSWPLLGEVKNGRRGLLLQPESVEGDLLLKTPLPRMNRAEFPAGRGVLIQKGTFTRVQVPLVDAGLPVGVRV; translated from the coding sequence GTGCGCCTGAAACTCACCCTCGCCCGCCCCTCCGGGAGCGCCGACGACATCGTGGTCACCGCCGACGCCGGCGCGAGCATCTCGGAGGTCGCCGCCACCATCGCGCGGGTCGATCCCCGCCGCACCGGCCCGGTGGCACCCGGCGAGGCGCTCACGCTGCGGGCCCAGCTGCCCGGGCAGCCCGAGCCGCTGATCCTCCCACCCGATGCGCCGATCGGCGAGGCGTGGATCGGCAGCGGCGCCACGGTCGCACTGGCCGACGCCGGCCTCCACTACGTCCCGCCGGAGCTCGGCGATGCGCCGGTCGTCGCGACGCTGCGGGTGCTCACGGGCGAGCAGGCCGGCCGCGAGTTCCCGCTGCGGGCCGGCACGACCGTCCTCGGTCGCGACGCCGGCTGCGATGTCGTGCTCGACGACCCGCTGGTGTCGAAGCGGCATGTGCGGTTCGAGGCGGGCGACGGCGTCGAGGTCGTCGACCTCGGCTCCGCGAACGGCGTCGTGGTCGACGGCGGGCTGGTCACACGCTTCACGGTCCGCCGCTCGGAGACGATGCTGATCGGCGACACGGAGGTGGAGCTGACCGTCATGATCGGCTCGGACGTGCCGGCTGCGCCTCCTACCGCCGGGCCGGTCTTCTTCAACCGGTCGCCGCGGGTCGAGCGCCGCTACGCCGGGCAGACCTTCCAGGCGCCGGAGGTGCCGGCCGAGAAGGAGGACCCGCCCTTCCCGCTGCTGGCGATGCTCACCCCGCTGCTGCTCGGCGGCGCGCTGTTCGCGCTCACCAAGAACCCGACCTCCCTGCTGTTCGTGCTGCTCTCGCCGATCATGCTCGTCGGCAACTACATCAGCTCGCGCACGCGGAACAAGCGCAAGCTCAAGAAGCAGATCGCGGCGTTCGAGCAGCGGCTCGACGCGCTCTCGACCCGGCTGGAGGAGGAGCGCGGCATCGAGGGCGAACTGCGCCGGGCGGAGACGCCGACCACGGCGGACGCGCTCTCCGACGCGGTGCGCCGCGGCCCGCTGCTGTGGACCAGGCGGCCGGAGCACTGGTCGTTCCTCAACCTCCAGCTGGGGCGCGGCCGGATGCGGTCGCGCAACCGTGTCGCCGTGAACGACCGCGGCGAGCTGATCGTCGAGTTCCAGGAGCGGCTCGACGCGGTGATCGCGGCGAACGAGTACGTCGACGACGTGCCCGTGCTCGACAACCTGTACGAGTCGGGCGCGCTCGGCATCGCCGGAACCGCCGACCTCGTGGCGGGCTCGGTCAACTCGGTGCTCGTGCAGCTCACCGCCCTCCACTCCCCCGCCGAACTCGCCGTCGCGGCCCTGGTGTCGCCGCGCTGGTCGCGCGAGCTGAGCTGGCTCAAGTGGATGCCGCACACCTCATCGCCGCACAGCCCCATCGCCGGCGGGCACCTCGCCGACAGCGCGTCCAGCGCGGCCGGGGTGCTCAGCGCGCTGGAGGGACTGGTCGAGGAGCGGCTCGCCGCCCTCCGCGGCAAGGCCCAGCGCCGCGGCGCGATGGACCAGGAGAGCGCGGCCCTCGAGCGCGGCGCGGAGGTCGGGGGCGGTCAGACGCAGCAGGGCACGCCCTCCCCCATCCCGGCGGTCGTCGTCGTGATCTCGGGAGACGTCGCCGTCGACCGCGCGCGCCTCGTGCAGCTCGCCGAGGTCGCCGCGGACGCGGGCGTCTTCCCGATCTGGCTCGCGGAGGATGTGCCGCAGCTCCCGGCCGTGTGCCGCACGTACCTGCACCACGCCGACCGCGCGGACCGGGCGACGGCCGGGTTCGTCCGGCTGGGCGAGACGGTCGAGGAGGTCGTGACCGAGCCGGTCGCGGCCGGCACCGCCCTCGACTACGCCCGCCGCATGGCGCCGGTCATCGACGCGGGCGCACTGGTCGCCGACGCGAGCGACCTCCCGCGCTCGGTGTCGATGGTGACCCTGCTCGGGCATGACCTGGCCGAGACCTCGGGAGCAGTGATCGACCGCTGGCGGCAGAACGCCTCCATCCACGACCGGTCCTCCGCTGCACGGCCGGCCAAGCGCCGCCCGGGGACGCTGCGCGCGATCATCGGCTCGGCGGGCGTCGACGCGATGCACCTCGACCTGCGCACGCAGGGCCCGCACGCGCTCGTCGGCGGCACGACCGGCGCGGGCAAGAGCGAGTTCCTGCAGGCGTGGGTGCTCGGGATGGCCGCCGAGTACAGCCCGGACCGCGTCACGTTCCTGTTCGTGGACTACAAGGGCGGATCGGCCTTCGCGGACTGCGTGAACCTTCCGCACTGCGTCGGACTCGTCACCGACCTGAGTCCGCACCTGGTGCGCCGGGCGCTCACCAGTCTCCGCGCCGAGCTGCACCACCGCGAGCACCTGCTCAACCGCAAGAAGGCCAAGGACCTGCTGGAGCTCGAGAAGCGCGGCGACCCGGAGAGCCCTCCCGCGCTCGTGCTCGTGATCGACGAGTTCGCCGCCCTGGTCGGCGAGGTGCCCGAGTTCGTGGACGGCGTGGTCGACATCGCCCAGCGCGGACGCTCGCTCGGCATCCACCTGATCATGGCGACGCAGCGGCCCGCGGGCGTGATCAAGGACAACCTCCGCGCCAACACCAACCTGCGCATCGCGCTGCGGATGGCCGACGAGTCCGACAGCCAGGACGTGGTGGGCGTCGCCGACGCCGCGCACTTCGACCCGGGCCTTCCCGGTCGTGGCCTGGCCAAGACGGGTCCGGGGCGCCTGGTGCGCTTCCAGTCCGCGTACGCGGGCGGCTGGACGAGCCGCGAGCCCGAGCGCGCGGGCGTCGAGGTCGCCGAGCTGCGCTTCGGCGGCGAGCTGCGCTGGGAGGAGGAGCGGCCGGCGGAGGAGCCGGAGCGCGACCTCGGACCGACCGATCAGCAGCGGATGGTCGCCTCCATCGTCTCCGCGCACGCAGCAGCGCACATCCCGCACCCGCGGCGGCCGTGGCTCGACGAGCTGGCCGCGGTGTACGACCTGGGGCTGCTGCGGCAGCGCACGGACGCCGAACTGCTGCTGGGCGTCTCCGACATCCCCGACCGGCAGGAGCAGCGGCCGGTGTACTTCCACCCCGATGTCGACGGCAACCTGGCGGTATACGGCACGGGAGGCTCTGGCAAGTCGACCGTGCTCCGCACACTGGCGTCGGCGGCCGCCATCACGCCGCGCGGCGGGCCGGTGCACGTGTACGGGCTCGACTTCGGCGCGGGCAGCCTGCGGATGCTGGAGAAGCTGCCGCACGTCGGATCGGTCATCCCTGGCGACGACACCGAGCGCATCATCCGGCTGTTCCGGACGCTGAAGGCCGTGCTCGAGGACCGCGGGCCGCGCTTCGCCGAGGCCAACGCCTCCAGCATCACCGAGTACCGCTCGCTGACCGGGCGGCAGGACGAGCCGCGGATCCTGCTGCTGATCGACGGGTTCCCGAACTTCCGCGAGGACTTCGAGATCCCGGCAGGGCGGTCGCAGTGGTACGACGTGTTCCGCGACATCCTCGCGGACGGGCGCCGGCTCGGGATGCACGTCGCGCTCACCGGGGACCGTGCGGGCGCGGTGCCGACGGCCATCCGCTCGCTCGTGCAGCGCAGCGTGGTGCTGCGTCTCGCCGACGACGGGTACGCGATGCTCGACGCGCCGAGCGACGTGCTGAGCCCTTCCTCCCCTCCCGGGCGCGCCATCGTGGACGGCTACGAGACGCAGGTCGCCGTGCTGGGCGGCTCGCGAGCCGTATCGGAGCAGTCGGAGGCGGTGCGCCGGCTCGCCGAGGCGATGCAGCGCGCGGGCATCCGGCCGGCGCCGGAGATCGGCTCGCTGCCGAAGGAGTACGCAATCGACACCCTCCCGCCGTCGCTCGGTGGCGCGCCGGTGCTCGGTCTCAGCGACATCGACCTCGGGCCGTACGGCTTCGAGCCGTCGGGGACGCTGCTCGTCGCGGGTCCGCCTGCGAGCGGCCGGACGAACGCGCTCGCGGCGCTCGCGGCGTCGGTCGCCCGCTTCGACCCGCAGACGCGGCTGTACTACCTGGGCTCGGCGCGCTCCCCGCTGGCGGGATCCGGCTTGTGGACGGCCAGGGCGGTGACGCCCGCGGAGGCGGCCGAGCTGGCGAAGGACCTCGCCGCCGCGGTCGCCGACCCGGACACCGAGGGCAGGATCGCCGTGTTCGTGGAGGCGATCGGCGACTTCCTGCAGACGCCGGCCGACTCCGCGATCGTGGAGCTGGTGCGGGCCGTGCGCCGCAGCGACCACCTCCTCGTCGCGGAGGCGGAGACCAGCGCCTGGGGCTCCTCCTGGCCGCTGCTCGGCGAGGTCAAGAACGGCCGCCGCGGCCTGCTGCTGCAGCCCGAGTCGGTCGAGGGCGACCTCCTGCTCAAGACGCCGCTGCCGCGGATGAACCGGGCGGAGTTCCCGGCAGGGCGCGGGGTGCTGATCCAGAAGGGGACATTCACGCGGGTGCAGGTGCCGCTGGTGGATGCGGGGCTGCCGGTGGGGGTGCGGGTGTAG
- a CDS encoding Abi family protein, producing MQYGKPHLTLDEQMAQLAARGLRIDDSPSARRVLETVGYYRFSAYAYPFRQPLAVGVVPETSVQFRADTFVEGAAFGWAQQLWGFDRALRLLILDAVETVEIALRAKVSFHLGHRDAFGHLSRASLDPAKCDRPDAEHPGSSSYDVWRDRFVQHQERAVSEDFIRHYVEKYDARLPVWVATEVMELGQLVRLFGFMTDGDQSLVSKDMAGVSGAVFARWLKVINYVRNLCAHHARLWNRRLTYKLGRIPENAPGLLHLNAIPNSRERIYAVCAVVCFLTDAIRAEDAWGRRLAALIDRFPGSLPVAPETDMGFPDGWRPLPLWSR from the coding sequence ATGCAATACGGCAAGCCCCACCTGACGCTCGATGAACAAATGGCCCAGCTGGCAGCGCGAGGTCTGCGGATCGATGACTCCCCATCCGCACGGCGGGTGCTGGAAACCGTCGGGTATTACCGCTTCAGCGCGTATGCGTACCCGTTCCGGCAACCGCTCGCCGTCGGCGTCGTTCCGGAGACGTCTGTCCAGTTCCGGGCCGACACCTTCGTGGAGGGAGCAGCTTTCGGCTGGGCCCAGCAACTGTGGGGATTCGACCGGGCTCTTCGACTGCTCATCCTCGACGCTGTCGAAACGGTGGAAATCGCACTCCGCGCCAAGGTGAGCTTTCACCTCGGTCATCGCGATGCGTTCGGACATCTCTCTCGGGCGAGTCTGGACCCGGCGAAATGCGACCGTCCGGATGCCGAGCACCCTGGGAGCAGCTCCTACGACGTCTGGCGCGACCGATTCGTGCAGCATCAGGAGCGGGCCGTCTCCGAGGACTTCATCCGTCACTACGTCGAGAAGTACGACGCGCGGCTGCCGGTCTGGGTCGCGACCGAAGTCATGGAGCTCGGCCAACTCGTGCGTCTCTTCGGATTCATGACGGACGGCGACCAGTCGCTTGTCTCGAAGGACATGGCCGGTGTCTCCGGAGCGGTGTTCGCGCGCTGGCTGAAGGTCATCAACTATGTCAGGAACCTCTGCGCCCACCACGCCCGCTTGTGGAACCGCAGGCTCACATACAAGCTCGGGCGCATCCCGGAGAATGCACCCGGGCTCCTCCACCTGAATGCGATCCCGAACAGCAGGGAGCGGATCTACGCCGTTTGCGCTGTGGTGTGCTTCCTCACCGACGCGATCCGCGCGGAGGATGCTTGGGGGAGGCGCCTCGCGGCCCTGATCGATCGATTCCCGGGCAGTCTCCCGGTCGCCCCTGAGACCGACATGGGCTTTCCGGACGGCTGGCGCCCACTGCCACTCTGGTCGCGCTGA
- a CDS encoding DUF6121 family protein, which translates to MRDERAYATVVACFAAGLYLALIVAGFGLLSLATDTDVIADPEVGPLVGPVMVAAAVAMLLIFLIALGTRVPGEKQRISPGAALAVGVACYAVYAAAGAIAGAAGNPSDPFHYVIFAFGQLGSLYAILVGAAAFVVTLLYQLVLVGRFRQRGRPRWPWEKDEE; encoded by the coding sequence ATGCGTGACGAACGCGCGTACGCGACGGTCGTGGCCTGCTTCGCGGCCGGCCTCTACCTCGCCCTGATCGTCGCGGGCTTCGGCCTGCTGTCGCTCGCGACGGACACCGACGTGATCGCCGACCCCGAGGTCGGCCCGCTGGTCGGCCCGGTCATGGTCGCGGCGGCGGTCGCGATGCTGCTGATCTTCCTGATCGCCCTCGGCACGCGCGTCCCCGGCGAGAAGCAGCGCATCTCTCCCGGAGCCGCCCTCGCCGTCGGCGTCGCCTGCTACGCGGTCTACGCGGCGGCCGGTGCGATCGCGGGCGCGGCGGGCAACCCCAGCGACCCGTTCCACTACGTCATCTTCGCCTTCGGCCAGCTGGGCAGCCTCTACGCGATCCTCGTCGGCGCGGCCGCCTTCGTCGTCACCCTGCTCTACCAACTCGTCCTGGTCGGCCGCTTCCGCCAGCGCGGGAGGCCGCGCTGGCCGTGGGAGAAGGACGAGGAATAG
- the pilM gene encoding type IV pilus assembly protein PilM — translation MASSIVGIDIGSTTIRAVELADPGKPRPTLLRHYEVPLPDGAASRGEVLEPNTVAAGLKRLWQQGGFSSKEVVLGMGNQRVLARDLTVPRMSRTRIRESLPFLVQDMLPVPVADALLDFYPVSEAQGDNGPVVNGLLVAAVKEAVLGNVKATQLAGLTTVEVDLLPFAVTRALITRAGIGGTVALVDIGANTTSVVIVTDGVPQFVRIIPAGGGELTQALRSGLEVEPGEAERIKAAIGLARQVSSPEAHQAVEIIYRVTGELLTSLRNTISYFVNTRPATPVAQLVVTGGGAQLPGLPEALSEMTRLPVAVGDPFHSVALSRHLNADVLRQQRSSLSAAVGLALGSAA, via the coding sequence ATGGCCAGCAGCATCGTCGGCATCGACATCGGCTCCACGACCATCCGCGCCGTCGAGCTCGCCGACCCCGGCAAGCCGCGACCGACGCTGCTGCGGCACTACGAGGTGCCGCTGCCCGACGGCGCCGCCAGCCGTGGGGAGGTGCTCGAGCCGAACACCGTGGCCGCCGGGCTCAAGCGGCTGTGGCAGCAGGGCGGCTTCTCGAGCAAGGAGGTGGTGCTCGGGATGGGCAACCAGCGGGTGCTCGCCCGCGATCTGACCGTGCCGCGCATGTCGCGCACGCGCATCCGCGAGAGCCTCCCTTTCCTCGTGCAGGACATGCTGCCCGTGCCCGTCGCCGACGCGCTGCTCGACTTCTATCCGGTGTCGGAGGCGCAGGGCGACAACGGTCCCGTGGTCAACGGCCTCCTCGTGGCGGCGGTGAAGGAGGCGGTGCTCGGCAACGTCAAGGCCACCCAGCTGGCGGGGCTCACCACGGTGGAGGTCGACCTCCTGCCGTTCGCCGTCACCCGCGCCCTGATCACCAGGGCGGGCATCGGAGGGACCGTCGCGCTGGTCGACATCGGCGCCAACACGACGAGCGTGGTGATCGTCACCGACGGCGTCCCGCAGTTCGTGCGCATCATCCCGGCCGGGGGAGGCGAGCTCACCCAGGCGCTCCGCAGCGGCCTCGAGGTCGAGCCGGGCGAGGCCGAGCGGATCAAGGCGGCGATCGGGCTGGCCCGTCAGGTGTCCTCGCCGGAGGCGCACCAGGCGGTCGAGATCATCTACCGGGTCACCGGCGAGCTGCTCACGAGCCTCCGGAACACCATCAGCTACTTCGTCAACACCCGACCGGCGACACCGGTCGCACAGCTCGTCGTGACCGGGGGAGGCGCGCAGCTGCCGGGCCTGCCCGAGGCGTTGAGCGAGATGACCCGGCTCCCGGTCGCCGTCGGCGACCCCTTCCACTCCGTGGCGTTGTCGCGGCACCTGAACGCCGACGTGCTCCGGCAGCAGCGCTCCTCGCTGTCGGCGGCGGTCGGCCTGGCCCTGGGGAGCGCAGCATGA